The Acidobacteriota bacterium genome window below encodes:
- a CDS encoding NADH-quinone oxidoreductase subunit A, which translates to MELFLAFLIIGLLAGLMLFASSFLGPKSTNPQKETPFECGSPLLEEEIKPFPIKYYTVGLLFLLFDIEIAFLFPWALVFRKIDVYVALFSVIIFIAILAVGFIWAWKRGALNWE; encoded by the coding sequence ATGGAATTATTTTTGGCATTTTTAATCATCGGTTTGCTAGCAGGATTAATGCTTTTTGCAAGCTCATTCCTTGGCCCGAAATCAACAAACCCTCAAAAGGAAACTCCTTTTGAATGCGGAAGCCCCCTCCTCGAAGAAGAGATAAAGCCATTTCCGATTAAATATTACACTGTGGGGTTGCTCTTCCTCCTTTTTGACATAGAAATTGCTTTTCTTTTTCCATGGGCATTAGTATTTCGGAAAATCGATGTATACGTAGCGCTTTTTTCAGTGATAATATTCATAGCAATTCTTGCAGTGGGTTTCATTTGGGCATGGAAAAGAGGCGCCCTCAACTGGGAATAA
- a CDS encoding zinc ribbon domain-containing protein translates to MKERFEEVEKKFEELKKKRDTHLISDEEWKEELRKLIIRDDDGKFWMVGALSGKWHYYDGKQWIQTDPPYKRVEPEFKECPFCGFENPVKEKICVRCGKDMEQLEREKITCSNCNFVFLQEFKFCPNCGQSVEGEEEEMESKKITLKINQIKILSAFFFFGGIGLIAGIIAGALFGVMDRYWNDLILLPDFLTDFRGKFMGGFIFGSLGAIGGFVGFGILGSLLSLFLNFLFFIFGGIKITYTKE, encoded by the coding sequence ATGAAAGAGAGATTTGAAGAAGTAGAGAAAAAGTTTGAAGAACTAAAGAAGAAAAGGGATACCCATCTAATCTCGGATGAGGAGTGGAAAGAAGAACTTCGCAAATTAATCATAAGGGATGATGATGGTAAATTCTGGATGGTTGGAGCTTTATCAGGGAAATGGCATTACTACGATGGAAAACAATGGATTCAGACTGATCCTCCTTATAAAAGAGTTGAGCCAGAATTTAAAGAGTGCCCATTCTGCGGGTTTGAGAACCCTGTAAAGGAAAAGATCTGTGTGCGATGCGGAAAAGACATGGAACAATTGGAAAGAGAAAAAATTACCTGTTCGAACTGTAATTTTGTTTTTTTACAAGAATTTAAGTTCTGTCCAAATTGTGGACAGAGTGTAGAAGGAGAGGAGGAAGAGATGGAAAGTAAAAAAATTACATTGAAAATAAATCAGATAAAAATCCTTTCGGCATTTTTCTTCTTTGGGGGGATTGGTTTGATCGCAGGAATAATAGCTGGAGCTCTCTTTGGAGTGATGGATAGATACTGGAATGATTTGATTTTGCTCCCTGATTTTTTAACTGATTTTCGAGGGAAGTTTATGGGTGGCTTCATATTTGGCTCTCTTGGTGCCATAGGAGGCTTTGTTGGTTTTGGAATTTTAGGTTCTCTTCTCTCTCTCTTTTTGAATTTCCTGTTTTTTATCTTCGGCGGAATCAAAATAACTTACACAAAAGAATAA
- a CDS encoding OsmC family protein produces MAGSSTVNATVKMVNSLQLIGYSDSKHAIVIDTSTEAGGFEMGNKPMELVLIALGGCTAMDVISIMKKKREKLTGLEIKISGERFEEHPKVYKNISLHYVFKGENLSDEAIERSISLSQEKYCSVSAMLKKAADVKVTWEKSP; encoded by the coding sequence ATGGCAGGAAGTAGCACTGTAAATGCAACAGTAAAAATGGTAAATTCACTTCAGCTTATCGGCTATTCAGATTCTAAACATGCGATAGTGATTGATACTTCAACTGAGGCTGGCGGGTTTGAGATGGGAAACAAACCGATGGAATTAGTGCTGATTGCTCTTGGAGGATGCACTGCTATGGATGTAATCTCAATAATGAAAAAGAAAAGAGAAAAACTCACCGGGCTTGAAATTAAAATCTCAGGAGAAAGGTTTGAAGAACATCCAAAGGTTTATAAAAACATCTCTTTGCATTATGTATTCAAAGGAGAAAATTTATCCGATGAGGCGATCGAAAGGTCGATCTCCCTTTCTCAGGAAAAATATTGCTCTGTATCAGCGATGTTGAAAAAAGCCGCAGATGTTAAAGTAACCTGGGAAAAATCCCCTTGA